AAAAGAGCGACCGAAGAAATTTATGACAAAGCTTATGAACTTGCAAAGTCCGAAATTGATAAAAAGAAAATTATCGGAATAAATGTTTTGGCTCAATTAGGTTTTGACCCAAGAATTAGACAACAGAAAACTGTAGAATTGTATTTCAAGTTATTGGAAAATGAACAAAATGATGACGTTCTTTTTTCTCTATTTTTTGGAATAAGTCATAACAATGAAAATCTTACAGAAAAGCAAGTTTTAAAACTGACTGAATTCAAAAATTCTAAAAATAAAGATATTCGTTACAGTTTAGTATCTGCCCTATCGACAGTTGAAGACCCAAAAGCTATCGAAACTTTAATTGAACTTTCGGAGGATAAATACTCATCAATACGGAATTGGGCAACATTCGGAATCGGAACTTTGTGTGAGCAAAATAATGACCGAATTATTAAAGCTCTGTGGAATAGAATTAAAGACAAACATCAAGAAACAAAACTTGAGGCAATAGTTGGATTAGCAAATAGAAAACAAGTTGCTGTTAAAGACCAAATAATTGACGAATTAAAAAGTGGCAAATATGGAACTTTATTGTTTGAAGCAATCGAAACGCTAAATGACAAAGAATTTATACCACATTTAGAAAACAACTTAAAATCTGCTAAAAATGATAGCGGAATAAAAGAAGAATGGATTGCGGATTTGAAAAAATGTTTGAATAAACTAAGTGCATAAAAACGTGTGGTAACAACGTATATAGCTCATAGCTAATCAGTTGCTTAAACGAAGTTAAGGCATATTTGGAAAGTCGCCAAATTTTTAAATTTGACGATTTCCAATAAAAAAATTAATTAGTAAAATTTAAAAATCTGGCTTGTGCTCAACCGAAAATAATTTTCTAATTTGCACGCTACAAGCCATATACAAGACCGTTGGCAATAATTAAAAATGAACCCAAGAAAACTAACTTTATTTAGAGAAAAAAAAGGAATTTATATTTCGCCGGAAAATATTGTTGCTATTTCTTGGACTGCTTTGATTTTCCTAATTTATTATTTAAAACATTCTTTCGACTATAATTTTAGAGGTATTGAAACTGGAATTCTTATTATTGGAACTATCTATATAATCGGTCTTTTAATTAGTACTTTTTTTCGATATGAAAGAGAAATAGGAGAATATTGTGGAAGAATATCTTTTTATGAAAATCACATAAATATTGAGAACAAAGATTACGACCTTGAAGAAATACAGAAGTTGGAATTTTACTCAACATTTGACATTAAAGGAGATTTTACAAATTACCTTTTAGAATTTGCACCTCATTTATCTAATGGTTTGAATAATCGTTTTATTTTGACTTTGAAAAACGGAAAACAGATTGAATACAATTTTTTACAGACCAAATCTGAACAAATTAAATATTATAAAGACGTATTAACGAATTATCACAAAAAAGGAATTATAAGCTGGTTGGAATTGTTGAATATTTTGAAAATTGAGGATTATAATGAAATTCAGAAATTTAAAAAAGAAATAACTATTGCCAACACCGTATAAATTTTATTGCTAGTTTTGGCTCACTTGGGAAATTCCTTCGGAATTTCGCCGTTCGTGTTTTATTTAGTAAATTCAGTGCTTAAACAACGCAACAAAGCTTATACAACAACGTTGGCAAACATAAAAATGGAATACAAATTTAGAACAATTTCAATTTTTTATTTCATAACTGTACTTTTGACCTTAATACTTGTTATTGGAATTACGGGAATGAAATTAGTTGGAATAATGGAATCTATTCCAGCATTTTTATTTACAATTTCAACGTTTATAATATCTTATTTAATTGCTTCTAAATTAACATTCGGAAAAGCACAAATTACATTATCAAATAAAAAAGTAGAATTCTTGTGGGTTGAGAAACCAATTTTGACAATGCAAAAAAATGAATCTGTTAACATAGAAGATATTGAAAGTTGGAAATATAGAACTGAATTTCAATATCGTTATTTTAAGATTTACAATCCTTCAGAAGTTATTACTGTTATGAGACTTCCAAATTGGAATCCTGAAAAAGATGAATTTGAAAATTTCCTATTTACATTTAAAAAAAGAATTGAAAATCTGAACAAAAAGAGAAAAAGAAGAACTGAAAATCTGAATGGAAATAAAATTAAAGGCACAAAAAATGAATTAATAATAGACAGAGAAGAAAAACATTATAAATCTAATATTGGAAAAATATTGTTTTTTATTTACATAATTTCTGGAGTTTTAGGAATTAAATATGTCTACAACAACTGGAATACAGGAAATGCTAATATTGGAATAATAATATTCGGAATTTTAGGTTGCCTTTTTTATATCAGTAAATATAGAAATTTAGGAAATAATAAATAACGTTTGCCAACACCTTGTATAAAAAATTGCTAAATTTGGCTTAATCAAAGTTTGTTGCATTTTTAATAAACTCTATTTTTCCTGCGGAAAAATGCCGTTCATATAAAACGCAACTTTCCATACAAAAACACGTTGTAAAAAACTACTGAATCGCGCCATAAACAACTAATTTATTTTAAATTAACTTTTGGCTTTTAAGTTTGAAAACCTAAATGTTGGAAAATAAATTTTCAGAAATATGGAACACTTTCTCGCGAGTGAAAATTTGTCTAAATTGGAAAGTGTGAGAAATTTAATAAAAAGGTTTTACTCAAATGCTTGAGAACCAAAATTGCGGAATTCTTACTCAACCTCTAAATTTATAAAGTTTGAGAAATTCAGCAAAATACTAAAAACTAGTCTTGTAAAATTGGAAAGTTTTAGTATTAAAAAAAAAATACTCAAACTATGAAAACCAAAATTGCGGAAAAAAAATAAAAATGTTGGAATTCTTACTCAAACGATAAATTTGAAAATTTAGTAAAATACCAAAAATCAGAATTGCTGAATTAATTCTTAAAAATAAATCTAAAAAAATAAAAGCTGAATTAGTAGAAGCTGAAAAAAACCAAAAATATGGAAAAATTAAACACGCATTTTACAACAACTTGTATAAAAAATTGCTACTTTTAGCTAAAACAAAAGCTGTTGCATTTTTGTAAACTTCTGAATTTCCGTTGGAAATTCCTCGTTCACAAAAATCGCAACTTTCCATACAAAAATACGTTGTAAAACATTAAAAAAAAATGAAGAAAATAATATTGTTTACATTAATACTTATTACCATTAATTCTTGTTGTAATGGAGATGAAGATGTAAGTATAAATACTATAGAATCTGCACGAGGATTTATATATTCTTATGATGAAAACGGAATATATCCGTATTTAGATGAATTTAATCCAAACGAATTAGGAATTGGAGTTTCTGCGGATTCAATAACAAATAGAATGGAAATGGGCGATGGTTGCGGACCAACTGATGTTATATACACAAATAATATAGATTCATTAAATGTAATCACCATTTATGATTTCAATGACAACTATCTTGCTGGAAGTAACGTTAACGATATACTTTTAGGACAAGACGGTCTTGGCGGAACATATACTACTATTATAAACAATAATTCTTCCGTATCTCATACTTACAAATTTTCTGTAGTTCCTGAAAATGACTCTTTGCAATTTAAAGTTTCCGGTAGAATAACTGATAAAGGTAATTTTACTAATTTAACTGATTTAATAATAATCGATTAACATTACGAAAAAAACGTTTTACAACACCGTGTATAATTAATTGCTTGGTTCAGGTCTACGTGGAAATTCCTGCGGAATTTCCTCTGGTTCGTTCCATTTTTGTTAAATTAGTTGCTTAAAACCACGCAACTAACCATACACAAAACCGTTGTAAAAAACTACTGAATCGCGCCATAAACAACTAATTTATTTTAAATTAACTTTTGGCTTTTAAGTTTGAAAACCTAAATGTTGGAAAATAAATTTTCAGAAATATGGAACACTTTCTCGCGAGTGAAAATTTGTCTAAATTGGAAAGTGTGAGAAATTTAATAAAAAGGTTTTACTCAAATGCTTGAGAACCAAAATTGCGGAATTCTTACTCAACCTCTAAATTTATAAAGTTTGAGAAATTCAGCAAAATACTAAAAACTAGTCTTGTAAAATTGGAAAGTTTTAGTATTAAAAAAAAAATACTCAAACTATGAAAACCAAAATTGCGGAAAAAAAATAAAAATGTTGGAATTCTTACTCAAACGATAAATTTGAAAATTTAGTAAAATACCAAAAATCAGAATTGCTGAATTAATTCTTAAAAATAAATCTAAAAAAATAAAAGCTGAATTAGTAGAAGCTGAAAAAAACCAAAAATATGGAAAAATTAAACACGCATTTTACAACAACTTGTATAAAAAATTGCTACTTTTAGCTAAAACAAAAGCTGTTGCATTTTTGTAAACTTCTGAATTTCCGTTGGAAATTCCTCGTTCACAAAAATCGCAACTTTCCATACAAAAATACGTTGCAAGTAATTGGCGGAAACCACTCAGACACCTGAAATTTGCGGTTCAAAACTCTTGAATTTAAAAACGGAAAAAAGCTAGACACTCTCTCGCTCGGCAAAATTTGTAAAATTGGAGAGTTTTAGAAATTTAATCAAAATCAATTTACTCAAACCTTGAAAACCCAAAATTGCGGAATTTAGCAAAATGCTGGAATTTTCACTCTAAACCGGAATTTAGCAAGTTTGCGGAATTTAGCAAAACACGAAAAATATAAAACCTGAAATTCACTCAAACCTTGAATTAAAAACTTGGCGGAAATACCACTCAAACGTTGATTTTTGAAAAAATAAAAAAATGATACAAACTGAAAAAAAACCAACTACTTGCAACACCGTTTATAAAAAATTGCTAAATTGTGCCTTATCAAAACTAGTCGCGTTTTTGTAAACCCCTATTTTCCTGCGGAAAATAGCCGTTCACTTTTAAACGCAACTTTCCCATAAACAACAACGTTGCCAAAAATTATCCAGAAACACTCAAACCGTTGGAAAAAAAACAATAAAACTCTTGAATTTTAAAATGTTAGACACTCTCTCGCGAGTCAAAAATTTAGTTTTATATAAAAATTAAAAAGGTTGAAAATATAGAGATTCTTAAAACAAAGTTTGTGGAATTTTTACACAAACTTAAAATTTAAAAAAGGCGGAGAAATCTCGTTTTTTAAGAATAAAAGAAACCACTCAAATGTTGAATTTCCAATTATTGCGGAGTGAAAATCTTTGAGGAATTATCACTCAAACACTTAATTTTAAAATACGGAAAGATCTCGAAAATCAAAACATGAAAAAATACTCAAATGTTGAATTCCAAATATTGCGGAATTGAAAATGTTGGCGGAATTATCACTCGAACGCTAAATCTCGAAAATAATAACCAAACTAGGAAAAACAAAAAATAACTTTAGGCAACACCGTGTAAAAAAAATTGCTTAATTTTAGCTTAATAAAAATTAGTGGCTTTTCTATAAACTTCTATTTTCCTTCGGAAAATAGCCGTTCATTTTAATCGCAACTTTTCATAACACAACAACGTTGCAAGTAATTGGCGGAAACCACTCAGAAACTTGAAATTTGCGGTTCAAAACTCTTGAATTTAAAAACGGAAAAAGCTAGACACTCTCTCGCTCGGCAAAATTTGTAAAATTGGAGAGTTTTAGAAATTTAATCAAAATCAATTTACTCAAACCTTGAGAACCCCAAATTGCGGAATTTAGCAAAATGTCGGAATTTTTACTCAAACCCTGAATTTAGCAAGTTTGAGGAATTTAGCAAAACACGAAAAATCTAGAGCGTGAAATTCACTCAAACCTTGAATGACAAACTTGGCGGAATTACCACTCAAACGTTGAATTTTGAAAAATGAAAAAGTACTACAAACTGAAAAAAAACCAACTACTTGCAACACCGTTTATAAAAAATTGCTAAATTGTGCCTCATCAAAACTAGTCGCGTTTTTGTAAACCCCTATTTTCCTTCGGAAAATAGCCGTTCACTTTTAAACGCAACTTTACCATAAACAACAACGTTGCAAGTAATTGGCGGAAACCACTCAAGCACTTGAAATTTGCGGTTCAAAACTCTTGAATTTAAAAACGGAAAAAAGCTAGACACTCTCTCGCTCGGCAAAATTTGTAAAATTGGAGAGTTTTAGAAATTTAATCAAAATCAATTTACTCAAACCTTGAAAACCTAAAATTGCGGAATTTAGCAAAATGCCGGAATTTTCACTCAAACCCTGAATTTAGCAAGTTTGAGGAATTTAGCAAAACACGAAAAATCTAGAGCGTGAAATTCACTCAAACCTTGAATGACAAACTTGGCGGAATTACCACTCAAACGTTGAATTTTGAAAAATGAAAAAGTGCTACAAACTGAAAAAAAACAACTACTTGCAACACCGTTTATAAAAAATTGCTAAATTGTGCCTCATCAAAACTAGTCGCGTTTTTGTAAACCCCTATTTTCCTGCGGAAAATAGCCGTTCACTTTTAAACGCAACTTTCCCATAAACAACAACGTTGTAAGCAAGCTGTCCAAAAAAAAATCTATGAGAATAATTACTTCGCTCTTGATATTTTACAAAAAACTGATTGTACCTTCGTTATTAATGGCTCTATTAAGTGGATTTGCATATAAGTATGTTTTAATTGCAATGGGGAAAATAGATTCTGATGCAATTCCATTATTTTCTTCTGGTGCTGCTGCGGGAGCATATTTTATTTTTTCGCTTGCATTTCAATTCTTTATATACGAGATAAAAAACGCAAATGAATACTATTTTTATTATAACCTTGGCTTGACCAAATATGTATTATGGATTAGTAATTTGATTATTAGTCTAATGTTAACATTGTTAATTCTGACTTTATGAAAAAAATGCATGTTGACAGCGTATTAAAAAGTTATAATAATAGACAAATCTTATCTGATGTGTTTATATCCTGTGAGAAAGGCGAAATAATTGGGCTACTTGGTAGAAACGGTATAGGAAAATCGACTTTATTAAAAATTATTTTTGGTTCTATAAAAGCGGAGAATAAATTTGTGAAAGTTGATAATAAGTACATTAAAGGAATATTTTACAATCGAAATTTAATAAAATACTTACCTCAAAATAATTTCCTACCTAATCATATCAAGATTAAGACAATTATAAAATTATTTTGTGATAAGAAAAATGCAACAATAATTTCTAATAATCACTTAATAAAACAATTCCTTGATAAAAAAAGCAATCAACTATCTGGAGGGGAAAAGAGAATTATTGAGATATTTTTAATTGTTTTATCAAATGCTAAATATATATTGATAGATGAGCCATTTAATGGCGTTGCTCCTATTCACAAAGAGGAAATAAAAAAGTTAATAATTGAACAATCTGAAAATAAAGGCTTTATAATAACAGACCACGATTATCGAAATATTTTAGATATTGCAACAAGAACGGTAATAATTTATGATGGAGGAACAAAAGAAATTAAGAATAATGAGGAATTAATACAATATGGATATATTCCTGAATAGAAACAAACGCCAGCTTACAACAATGCGCATAAAAAATTGCTTTATTCAGTAAAATAGAATGGTTCTAAATCAAAAAAATAATATATTTATACGCCTGAAAAATTACGATTTCAAAACTCGCAACTTTTCATGCTCAAACCCGTTACCTGCAAGCTGAAAAAACTTACGAACTAATGAAATACATTTTTTGGACATTATTAATTCTACCACTTTTCAGTTCATACGGACAAAATGCAATTCGGATTTATAAAGTTGAAAGCAAAACTTTTGAAATCGAAAAAAAATATGCAATCCAAGAAATAATAATATATTCAGATTCTACATATTGTCATCGGAATTTTAGACTCGACGATAAATCACAAAAAGACGATTATCGATATTTTAAATCTATTGAGACAAATGGTACTTTCAGAAAAGACGGAGAGTTTTATTTTTTTAAGCCAAACAACGAGAGTTTCGAAGTTGGACGTTATAAAATAAGTGATGAAGATATTATTTATTACTACGATTGAAAAGAGGAAAAAATTAGAAAAGGAGCAAAATATAAAAGAGTAAAAAGCCAAGATTTACCAGATATAACTATTATTCGAGAGATTACCGAATATACTTACCATAGAAGTATTGATAATGAATTGGAATCATCAATTACGGAAGGAATAATTGAATACGGTAAAAACTTTGATAAAACTGGTGGTTTTGAATATTACCAATATTATTACCCTGAAAACAAGGACTTAATACGAATTGAATATTCAGCCTCTACAGACAATTATCTGACCGAAAACTATTATTACAAAAATGGTTTATTAATCTATGCGGAAAGGGTAAACAAGCAATCAAATGGAGAAAATGAAAAAAAACGGGTTTACCTAAATAATGGATTTATAATTCACGAATCCAAAACTGATTTTATAAATGCAAAATACTTAATTGAACAAGGAAATAAATATTTAAACGAATATAAAGCCAGCAGGTAACACCGTATATAATTTATTGCTAGTTCTAGCCTACTTACGAAAATCCTCGCGGATTTTCTATTCGGTTTTTATTTGCTAAATTAGGTGTTTAAACCACGCAACAAACCATATACAACAACGTTGCAAGTAATTGGCGGAAACCACTCAGACACTTGAAATTTGCGGTTCAAAACTCTTGAATTTAAAAACGGAAAAAAGCTAGACACTCTCTCGTTCGGCAAAATTTGTAAAATTGGAGAGTTTTAGCAATTTAATCAAAATGAATTTACTCAATCCCTGAAAATCCAAAATTGCGGAATTTAGCAAAATGCCGGAATTTTCACTCAAACCCTGAATTTAATAAGTTTGCGGAATTTAGCAAAACACGAAAAATCTAGAGCGCGAAATTCACTCAAACCTTGAATGACAAACTTGGCGGAATTACCACTCAAACGTTGAATTTTGAAAATGAAAAAGTGCTACAAACTGAAAAAAAACCAACTACTTGCAACACCGTTTATAAAAAATTGCTAAATTGTGCCTTATCAAAACTAGTCGCGTTTTTGTAAACCCCTATTTTCCTGCGGAAAATAGCCGTTCACTTTTAAACGCAACTTTCCCATAAACAACAACGTTGGCAAAAACTCGGGAAAGGCGCCGAAATAAAGTCTGTTTTATAAATTTACTTCTTGCTTTTCCTCTCTTTTCAAAACCCAATTTCGGAAAATGTAGAAATTTAAAATTTATGGAACAGTCTCTCGCTCGTGAAATTTTGTAAAAATTGGAGAGTTTTAAAAATTTAATAAAATGGAATTTACTCAAACCCTGAAAATCCAAAATTGCGGAATTTTTACTCAAGCCTTGAATTTAGCAAGTTTGCGGAATTTGGCAAAATACGGAAAAACAAAATGGTGGAATTCTTACTCAAACTCTGAATTTAGCAAGTTTACGGAATTCTCACTCAGAGTTTGAATTTTGAAAAAAAAGAAAATTGTGAAAAAGTTGAACGTAATAAAAAAATCACGCATTTGCCAACAACTTGTATAAAAAATTGCTACTTTTAGCTTAAACAAAGGCTGTTGCATTTTTGTAAACTTCTGAATTTCCGTTGGAAATTCCTCGTTCACAAAAATCGCAACTTTCCATACAAAAATACGTTGTGCCCAATTAAAAAAATCCGTTACATTAAAGAAATATAATTAAATGATTGTATCTTTGATAATATCAAATGATAGTATCACGAATGAAACCACCTTACGAAATAACATCTTCAATTTTAAAATTAATAACTTCTATTTCAGAAAAAATAGGTGAAGTAAACGCTAACTTATTAAACAAACCTTCTCCTAAATTAAGAAAACAGAACAGAATTAAAACAATTCATTCCTCTCTAAGAATTGAAGGAAATACACTTACAGAAGAACAAATAACAGCACTTCTTGAAAACAAAAGAGTTATTGGTCCAAAAAAAGATGTTGTTGAAGTTTTAAATGCAATAGAAATCTACGAGAATTTAGATATTTACAAACCATCTAATGAAAAGTCATTTTTAAAAGCACATAAAAGCTTAATGAAAGGCCTTGTTGAAGATGCAGGAACATATAGGAAACAAAGTGTTGGAATTGTAAAAGGCACTAAAGTAGAACATGTAGCTCCACCTTTTGGAAACCTTCCATACTTAATGAAAGACCTTTTTGAATATTTAAAAAAGTCAGACGAAATTGAGTTAATTAAAAGTTGTGTTTTCCATTATGAAATGGAGTTTATACATCCATTTTTAGATGGTAATGGAAGAATGGGAAGATTATGGCAAACTCTAATATTAATGGAAAAATATCCAATATTTGAATTTTTACCTTTTGAAACTTTAATTAGTAACGATCAAGAAAAATATTACCAGGCTTTAGCTGAAAGTGATAAATCTGGAAAATCAACAAAGTTTATTGAATATATGTTAGGAGTAATTGATATTTCAATAAGTGAATTATTGAATTTCAATAATCGAACATTAAATGAAAAAGACAGATTAGAATATTTTGTTTCTTTAAATAAAATTCAATTTACTAGAAAAGATTATATGGATATATTTAAAGATATTTCTGCTGCAACTGCAAGTCGAGATTTGAAAAAAGGAACAGAATTAAAAATATTTGAGAAAACAGGAAAACTAAATAAAACAATATACAAACTAATAACTGGGCACAACACCGTATAAACTTTATTGCTAGTTTTAGCTCACTTGGGAAATTCCTTCGGAATTTCGCCGTTCGTGTTTTATTTACTAAATTCACTGATTAAACCACGCAACAAAGCTTATACAACAACGTTAGCATACATTATGAAAAAAATTACGTTCTTATTAATATTCATCTGTTCATTTGCAAATGGACAAAATATCAAAGAACTCTATACCGAAAAATTTGAAAGCGATTGGAAAGTGTACGAAGATGAAAACTATGTAAAAAAATTTATCGACACAACTGTTATTTACAAACTTAAGAGTGGCAGAAGTCCTGAACAAGAATTATTATATAAAGCAAAAGAAAACCTCAAAAAAAGAGCTGAAAAAATTTCTCAAATATTTTCGAATTTAAAACTGAACTTAAAGGAATTTGACTCTCTTGTTTTTATAGAACAGCGTTCGACCAATGTAAACCTTGAATATGATTTTGTAAAAAAAGGAGCGATAATCACTAAAGATAGTATTTATGGGTTTACGTATGACCTAAATAAAGAAAAAGTAGAAATTGAAAAATATGATTATTTTAAAAGCTCAGAAAACGAAACAATAAGTCAAGCCAAACAAATTATCGGAAATTTAATATTATCTGCTAAAACAAATTATTTAGACACAATTGCAAAAGTGGAATCTGATATGTTTGCTGGTCCTTTAAAAGATGTAAGACCAGAAACCGAATTTGAAATTTTGATTTACAATAAGAGGAAAGCTAACGAATTAAGACGGATTTATTTACACGAAACATTTGTTCGAATAATGAATCAAAAATAACGTATGCTAACACCGTGTAAAAAAAATTGCTTAATTTTAGCTTAATCAAAGTTAGTCGCATTTTTGTAAACTCCTATTTTCCTGCGGAAAATAGCCGTTCACTTTAAACGCAACTTTCCTTAACACAACAACGTTACCACACATTTGAATGAACATCGAAAACAGAACTAAATTAGAGGAATGGCTCGACCAAAATTATTGGTTCGAAGACGGATTTATATCTGAAATTAATGATTCAAAAAACGGACTTGAAATTGTAGTCGGATATCAAACAGTTGGAACATATGTCGCAGGAGAAAAACAAGAATTAAAAGAGTTTAGTTTAAAACCAATCGGACTTACGAATTGGACTTATAAAAAAGAACAATTCTCACCAACAAAAGAATCTTGTATTAACAGAATTGACTTAACGGAAAGAGGAATTGGTTTAAAATTCGATACAGAAAGTGTGTTTGAATTGAATTGTGAATCAATAGAAATTAGCGAACCGAAAATCACTCAAACCTATACAAAACCTTGGATTAGTAACCGTGAGATTTATATCACAGCAACCGAAAAGGAAGTTCCAACAGCCAAATATTGGATTGAACAATTTGAAAAAAACGGAATTGAAACAGGTTTTAGATATTTTGAGAGCGAACTTATTCAATCCGAAAAAGTTCCATATCCAGATTATAGTGGATATTTTATACAAATTCTAAATAAAATAAGTGAAACTCAAAAAGGTCTGTTCTTCAAATTTGTCGGAATTGAAAAAGGCGAATTAAGAATCGGATTTGAAAATGGAGATGAAAATAAAGAGTTGTTTAAAATCGTTCAATTAATAGTTTCAAATTGGAAAAACACAACAATTAATTCTGGAAATGTAAAATTTCTTGGAAAGGAATTTAAAGAGTTTTTAGAAAACGGAATATATCCTGAACGAATTGAAAAGATAAAAAACGTGTGGTAACACCGTATATAATTTATTGCTGGCTTCTCGCCTACTTACGAAAGTCCTCTCGGACTTTCTTGGTCGGTAATTATTTACTAAATTAGTTGCTTGAAACACGCAACAAACCATATACAAACACGTTGGCAAACATTTTGACCAAACCCAAAACTGAAAGAAAAAATTGAAAGCTGAATTTATTTACCAACCTACTTCTGGAGAATATGAAGAGAAAACTTTTGACTTAAATACAGTTTGGAAAAGTCAAATTTGGAGTTGGACAAAATTCACAACAAAAGACGGAATTGAATGGATTGGAGCTTTTCGTGGAGAACCAAAGAAAACTGTAATTGCGGAAAAAATAAATCAAGTGGCTGTTTTGACAAGTGATGGACTTTATATATTGGATATTGACAAAAGAGAAACTCTCTTTTTTGACCAACAAACTGAATTTAGAGAATTAGCCGAATTACCAACAAAGGACAAATTCATTATTGCGGATTATGACCAAATTGGAATTATTGACAAAGATTTTAAAACAAAATATCTAAATCTCGATTTCGGAATTGACAATATTGTGTTTAGAAATTATATCGGAACGAAATTGAGAATTAATTTTGAGAAACTACCTGATTATGATATAATAGATGGAGTTTTGAATACTGAAAACTGGAAAATTGAGACGGAATAAAAAACGATTTGCCAACACCGTGTATAATTAATTGCTTTGGCAAGTGCTTATTTGGAAAATTCCTTCGGAATTTTCTCGCGTTCGTTTTTGTTTACTAAATTAGTTGCTTAAACACGCAACTAACCATACACAATCACG
The nucleotide sequence above comes from Polaribacter butkevichii. Encoded proteins:
- a CDS encoding ATP-binding cassette domain-containing protein — encoded protein: MKKMHVDSVLKSYNNRQILSDVFISCEKGEIIGLLGRNGIGKSTLLKIIFGSIKAENKFVKVDNKYIKGIFYNRNLIKYLPQNNFLPNHIKIKTIIKLFCDKKNATIISNNHLIKQFLDKKSNQLSGGEKRIIEIFLIVLSNAKYILIDEPFNGVAPIHKEEIKKLIIEQSENKGFIITDHDYRNILDIATRTVIIYDGGTKEIKNNEELIQYGYIPE
- a CDS encoding Fic family protein yields the protein MKPPYEITSSILKLITSISEKIGEVNANLLNKPSPKLRKQNRIKTIHSSLRIEGNTLTEEQITALLENKRVIGPKKDVVEVLNAIEIYENLDIYKPSNEKSFLKAHKSLMKGLVEDAGTYRKQSVGIVKGTKVEHVAPPFGNLPYLMKDLFEYLKKSDEIELIKSCVFHYEMEFIHPFLDGNGRMGRLWQTLILMEKYPIFEFLPFETLISNDQEKYYQALAESDKSGKSTKFIEYMLGVIDISISELLNFNNRTLNEKDRLEYFVSLNKIQFTRKDYMDIFKDISAATASRDLKKGTELKIFEKTGKLNKTIYKLITGHNTV